CTTGgatctgttttctctctgcccTTTGGTGCCCAGAGCAAAGGTGCAGCAGTGCCCAGTAGTCCCTTTTGTGTTAGGTTGAAAACCAGACTTGGAACCGAATTCCCGCTAAGGTGTTGCTGACTGGCAAGGGCCATTCAGTACCACTTCACGAATGTCGGTGTTTCCATAGCTGTCCCTTAGATACACAGGAGGCTGGGGGTGGTGTAGTGGTTCAAAGCTGGGGCCCAGGTCTAAGTCTCTTTGTGTCTCTGACAAAATGGAGAGCTAGTATGTAACTTGGTGGTTCAGAGAGAGGACTCAACAGAAGGCGGACCTCAGCCATGGAGAAGGGGCCATGGACATGTCCCCTGCAGAGGGTGCCTACAAAAGTGGCGAGTGAGTATTTGTAGAGGCTCTGAACACATCTTTAGCATCATCACACACGTGGGTTCAGAGGGTGGAATTGCAACTTTCGTGGAGGTAGTTGTTTGTCATTTATCTCAAGTCTGACCTTATAAATGTTAGCCAGTCCTCTTCCTTGCTGAGGTTGGTGTCCTTTGTCATCCCCACATACAGGGAAAGCCCCCCCTGGCTGTAAGGAGCCTGTGACATGGTTGTCAAGATGTCTCTCCCCAGATCTTCCTGCATTTCTGCACTGACCATGAATTTTCTCCAGGGTATTTGCCAAATTGTTTAAAAGGGTCATCATTTACCCCCGTGTAAAGATTGAATTctgtagaaaataaaactgagctcATGTTTTGACACAACCCCAGCTTGAAGGAGCCGGTGGTAAAGAAAGGGCTTGTCATCTCAGCTCCGGTTCCCACTGGAAGCTGCTGTGAATTAGAAGGgctgataaaagaaaataaaggactgCTACTACCCCATTACTgaagggctcagatggtaaagagtttgcccccaatgcgggaggcccaggttcgattcttgggtggggaagatcccctggagaaggaaatggcaacccactccagtattcttgcctgggaaagcccatggacagaggaccctggtgggctacagtctgtggggtcctgaagagtctgacacgacttagtgaccagcactttcactttttacgGAGGCGCAGGGAGGaaaggaacttgcccaaggtcatcccTCCTGTAGGCAATGGAGCCAGCACAGTGTCCCCCGTCTGCAGAGCACTGGTGACATTTTAGGGGCATGGGTGTGTCTGGGGTCTTGCGGTTCTCTCGGTAGGTCTCACCTGGGTTTTCCCCCCAGGGTCCGGAAGATCTTAAACCTGCGTGTATTTGAGGATGAAAGTGGGAAACACTGGTCGAAGAGCGTGATGGACAAGCAGTACGAGGTGCTGTGCGTCAGCCAGTTCACCCTGCAGTGTGTCCTCAAGGGGAACAAGCCCGACTTCCACCTGGCCATGCCTGCAGAGCAGGCTGAGTCCTTCTACAAGGGCTTCCTGGAGCAGCTGCGCAAGGCCTACAGGCCGGAGCTCATCAAAGGTAGGTGGGGTCCCCCAGGGGGAGGGGACCAGCAGCCTGCAGATGGAATATTTCCTTTCCAGAAAGTTCGCTGTTtatgcttattctttttttattttaattgggatataattgctttacaatgttgtgttagtttctgctgcacaacaacagtgaatcagctacatgtgtgtacatatgtgggcttcccaggtggttcagtgggtaaagaacctacctgccagtgcaggagacatcagagatgcgggttcgatccctgggtggggagcatcctctggaggaggaaatgaaaacccactcctgtattcttgactagagaatccgatggacagaggagcctggtgggctgcagtccatgggatcgcacagttggacctgactgaagtgacttagcacgtacacaTACAGATATCCCGGCCCTCTTCGACCTCCCTCACAccctacccccatcccacccatctaggtcatcacagagcactgagctgagctcccttgTGCTGTATAATAGTTTGTTAGTTTGTTAACACTACATCAGAGCCGCTGCCCCTGCCGCTGCCCTGTGTGTCCTCTGAAGGCCACGTGGCACCATTCACCCTTCTCCATGCTTCTGTCTACGATGGAAGTGGGTCTCAGTCCAGCAGTGCACAGGATGcagggtgttttgttttggttgtttacCCTGCCTGACAAAAGAGAAATACAACTGCCGTCCACAGAGGGGAGTCACATGTCCTCTTAAATTTCTAGGAGccatattaaaaaaaggaaaaagaaacaagcaaaactaaTGGTACAACTATTTCACGTAGCGCAGGACACCCCCAGGCTTCTGATTTGACCCCGCAGTCAGTGTAAAGAGTTCCTGATGAGAGTTCTCCCCTCCTGCCTTGTCCTGAAGCTTTCCTGCTCCCTGGGCACCTCGATCCAGGCCCACCCGTTTCCAGGGCCCAGTGGCCGTGTGTGGCTCTCTGCTGTCATGTGAACAGTGTAGACCTAACTGCTGGTCATGGGAGATGCCAGCCAATCTTCACCGACCAAGAGGGAGCCTAGAAAATGCCTGAGAAGAGTGGGCCTGGTTTGTAGGAGAACTGTGAATCCAACATTATGAATTTTCTTCTGAGGGCCATTCACCTCTAGTCTGTTTTCATGTTTCAGGGGACGAGTTGCATTTAGACCATCCTTGTGTGCcttttgcagagaaggcaatggcaacccactccagtactcttgcctggaaaatcccatggacggaggagcctggtaggctgccatctatggggtcgctatgagttggacaggactgagcgacttcactttcacttttcactttcatgccctggagaaggaaatggcaacccactccagtgttcttgcctggagaatcccagggatggcagagcctggtgggctgccatctttggggtcacacagagtcggacacgactgaagtgacttagcagcagcagcagcagcattgtgcCTTTTGCTTCAGTTTCTGGGAAAGTGTATTTAGCCTCCTTTTGTGATGAACCTCAGGGTGAGACCGTAGGATGACCGCTTCTGTGTCTGATCAACCACAactgtgtctgctgctgctgtcaGCTTCCTGTAGACATTTAGTTGTTGTTAACAGTTAATTCTGTAGTTGTTCCTGTTCTTTAACTTTCTCTCTCTGGGTTAAACAAACCCAGGTCCCTTTTTTATTGGGCCTGTTTTCAACCATAAGTGATAAAAGTCATGACCTGACTCTGGAGTTCTGTAGCAGAACCCCACATCAAGGGCTGTCAGCTCTTCAGATTGGTCGTGTTCAGAGGAGTTTTGTCCCAGCTCCTCACTGGTATTTCTGTTAATTTAAATTTTCCTCTTATGTGAAGTGTCCATTTGCCAAAAGGACAAATGGGTTCCATGTGATCAGGACTTCCCACCTTAAGTCAAGTCTGGCCCTTTACTTGGGTGCTGGTAGAGAAGAAATACATGTACCTCGTCTGGGAACATCCCAGCTTAGAATTCCAGGGACAAGCCTGGTCGTGAACGTCCACTGGGGTCCTCTGTCTGTCACAGCTTTGCTACAAACAAGGTTCTTCCCCCAATTAGCAGTTCAGTGCTTTGAATAATGATGTTTATTTGCTGAGCCAGGGATTAACTGCTGCCAGCATTGTGTCCTCTGCCTGCCACGTAGAATCATCCCATTTCTGAGTAACCTCAGATGTGTTTGAGGCTGCACCAAGGTCCTTAGAAGGATAAGCACCAGGGATATCACAGAAGCATGAGAGAGAGCCCTTTCTGTGGGACGTGAGTGATGGTTGTCAGGGAACGCTCGGGTGAAAACAAGGCCACTTTCACCTAAGCCCTTCAACATGAGTGTTCCCATGTACCTTTAACTGCTTTGTGTTCCTAAAAACAGCTCTTACTTTTTGAAAAGATGTGTATTTTGTCCAGGTCATTATGTGAGGTGCCTGAAGCAGTGTACTGTAAACACTATAATTTTATAATGGATCAGAATTTAAGCTCATGGGATATGAAACATCAGATCATTTTGATGAGAAGCCAACATGGATGATGCCAGGgattttaattagaatttattttcagttcctttgggcTTTCAGAGGCCCTACGGTGATCTCCCAGGCCTCGCTTGCTCTTCTTTTAGTGGAACAAAGTGCAAGGAGCATGTTTTACACACTCACTGTCGTTGGGTTCATTTTGAGATCCTGGCTTTCACCTCCAACGTGGAAGGTCCTCTGTAAGCTGAAGGAACATGAACTGCtgaatgcattttctttcttgaaagatTTTCAGGGTCCCTTCAGTGACTTTAAGACAACATAGtttaattcaaaaattaaaaaatttaaccctgaccccaagaaattaaaaaaagaaatttccagttcttttgagatgtaattgaccTATAACACTCTGTTAGGTTTAGCCACTTGACATATGTATGTAGTGTGAAATGACCACAACAAGTTGACATCCATCACCTCCCAGGTTACATGTCTACATCTTTAAGAGCTAAGTGCCCAAAGCATACCAACTTCTTCTAAGTTGCCTAATATCCTTTCCCCACGTAAAATAACCTGCCCTTCTAACCCTCCTGGCTTCATGTCACATGGTCTCAGGTTCCCAGAACATCAGGAAACACAATGCTTTTGCCCCTCGCTCCTTCACTCTTTGTTCACAAGATGAGTGTACTGCTCTGATTTCCTCTTACTACTGTGCCTTGATGGTTTGGATgtgtcctcctcctccctgcttttgtgccagttggaagctgctgctgcctctgtttctgggaaagatCTTCCAGAGCCTAGCTCAGGCCTCTCTTTAAGCGCTGTTTGGTCCCAGTATCTCATCTTTAGCTTTTAGGTGTGATTGTGCCTAAAAGCTGTTTTAAGCTACTGGGTCAATAGACTTGTTTACAATGTGATATTTTCTACTAAGTCCAGTATTTTCAAgtaaaagcaagcaaaaaaaagaCTATCTTCATCACAATTTTGCAGGTCAGGAATCTTGGAAGGGCTTGGCCAGGCGCTTGTCCCAGACCCAGATCAGCCTGAAGGATTTcctggctcagacgataaagactcctcctgcaatgcaggagacccgggttcgatccctgggttgggaagatcccttggaggagggcgtgacaacccactcaagtattcttgcctggagaattcccatggatgggggagccgggcgggctgcagtccacggggtcacaaagagtcggacacgactgggcaactaacacaggGGCTGCCCTGCCTTCACAGTGGAAACCCGTGGCAGGGTCAGTGCTGCCAGGTGGCGGCTGCAGTGTTGGCTGGGCCTGGGGACCTGCTTCTGGGCCAGCCTCTGTGCATCTTGTTTCTGTGCCCCGCCTCATCTGATTCCCCAGGGCGCCCCACGTTGCTtggcttctcccagcccagccgTCTTGGAGTAGCTGGATTTCTACAATGGTGCCTGGCTTCCCCGACCAGAAGGGGCCGTTTCAGGGAGCAGGAAGTGGAAGCGCCAGCCCCACAGACAGGCCCGGAAAGTGGCCTGTGTCATGCCCCACGTGCTGTTGGTCAGGGCAGTTACTCAGCCGCCCAGATTCTGGGGGAAGAGTAGAGACCCGCCTGCAGTGGAAGAAACGTCAGAGTTTGTGACTATCTTTTGTCTTCGGCAGTTCACACCTCTGCTGTTCTCAGAGGGtttttctcatcctctgccttcccttcAAATACTTGCTTTAGGGGGAGAAACCCAGTGCACAAATCCTTAGTCCTCCCCTCTCGCAGAACGAGCCTGAGGCTGAGGGCACTTCATGGATACCCCCAACCTGAGTGGGCTTCAGGATGCTGAGTTCCCATGTGGCCCCCtgcaaccccaccccaccctccacccaggACCTCCATCCTTCAGATGAACGCTGAAAGTACCACTTAGCGGGTGTCCTTAACCATTCTCAGAGTTGAGTTCTGAGCATGTGTTGCTTTTATAgttaggaaacaaaaataaatgtgatacCAGAATGGAACAGTTGAAAAGAGGGATCTCCACTCTCCAGCATCTTGTTCCCACTCTCAGCTGTTTCGTGCTCAGTCCAGGAAAGCGCTTACCTGTCAGCTTTGTTCAGCAAATCAGAAGCCTCCACGGGATTAAAAAGAGCTACCTGTGTATTCCATGCAGGTCTGATCCGTGGTGGGCGGCAGAGAGCTAGAGGAATGTGGAAGGTTGTTTAAGGAGTGCAGGAGACTTCTGactgccctccaccccccaccccgacccctgtTCCCTCTGGGCATGTCCTAGCCCCACCAGGTTCATCTTGCAGAGAAAGTGCCCAAAGGAGGAAGACCACGTCAAGTCTTTCCTTCATGGTTAATTTTTTATGTGTTtgcttaattttcttctctttttactaTTAATACTTAAAACATTTTCACCACATGAGTGAATTTTCAGTGGAAGCCTGTGTTACATACTTTGGCCAGTGCTACGATGCCAGAGGCATTACTGTTCATGTAAATCTAGGAATTCTTGATGGGGGAATCACATCTTTGTTGAGATCTGAATCTGTAGACCCCAAGTCCATGAAGTTTTTTAAACTCTTCCTGCTTCCCCTGCTGAAAGATTCAAACTTTTCTTTTCATGCTGAGTCATTTCCTATCTTTGGATGGTGACAAGGGTGAAAGGAGTTTCTTTCCACCTATACCTGTGtcttattgtttaaaaattgcctttagggacttccctggtgatcaagtggctaagactctgtgctcccagtgcagggggcccgagtTCGATCCcagctcagggaactagatcttatGTGCCGCCACTGAGAGTTCATATGCCGctactaaagatcttgcatgatgcaaggaagatcaaagatcctgcgtgctgtaactaagacttggtgcagccaaatgaatgcatacatacacacatagatatataaaAAAAGAGTGACCAGCTTTCCTGCATGCTGATTTGCTGGGCTCTGGGCCAGTGCCCTGCCTGTATTCACATGCATGCTCATTGTGGTGGCTGGTCATCCTGAAAGATACCAGGCCACAGAGAGGCAGGGCGTGGCTTCCTGGTGGAGGTGGGCAGGCTGTCAGGCATTGACATCAGCAGCATGGACATCAGCCTTTGTGGGTACATGGAGTGCTGTGGTTTAGGGCCGGTAAGGGCCCTTGGACCCTATGGGATTGGCCCCGATGGGGAGTGTTCCTGCTGGAAACATGTGGGACTTATATTTCAGAGCAACCTGATTATATCACCACTGGAGCCCAGATGtagttttgtagataagttcctGCCTtttgacattattattattttttaactgtttttactTTTCCTAACCATTGTAATTTTTCTTGGGGGCTTTACTCTGTGAGATggactgggaaaaaaatatatatattaccattttAAGACTTCTTGAAACATGTCTTTGGATTTATTGTCCTTACAAATGGAAAGGCACACAATAGTTCTGTTCTTAACtgaagaaaaacaggcaaaaaaaaataataaatttcttgCTACTTAGAATGATAAACGGGGTGAAGCTTATGCTGTATATCCTGGCAACAGAAATTCAAGGTCGGAAATAATTCCTTTCCTCCTGAGCCTGCCTTCAGCTTCCCTGAGGAGAGCAGCGGCTGAAAGTTGCTCCTAATTGTAGCCATAATTTTTAGCCTGCAATTAAACACATGATTTCCTCCCTAGCTGATGTCTTTTTAGCTTTCCTGACAGGAGTAGCACAAAAGCTCTGTGGATCTGAACGGCCACTTTAATCTAAGCGGAGGCCACAGGAAGCCACTGTCATCCGCGCACGACTGGCTGCCCAGCAGGAACTAGATCCATGTCACCTCTAAAAATGGCGAGCAGCTTGGCTTCTCTTAGTCGCCCGTGCCACTGCCCGAGCCTGTTCTGCTGGGACCTTCCATGAGGTCACGGATCATTGGAGGGGCCCCTTGCTGCTGTGGCAGGTCTGGTGTCTGGGGGCCCCAGGGCCGAGCCACTCTGGAGGGGGGAGCCCCAAGGGGCTCCTGGGCTGCCCTTCTCCTTGGCCTGTCCCCCAGAGGTTGTCCATCCTGTGAAGGGTGCTCCCTGTGAAGCAGGCTCCTCCCCAGGGGACTGTGGGGACCACCGGAGTGAAGAACTAAGCAGGTGTCCCTCCTCCACATCTTGAGAGCCTGTCTGAGCTGCAGTGCACCATGACCCCCAGGGATGGGCAGGGAGTCGTGGTCCCTCAGACGATGATGCGGAGAGCAGACCCTGACTCTGCACACAGGGGCATTCCCCTGCTCCTCGAACTTGTATTTCAACCTCGGTCCTTTCGCTGGTCTCCCTGTGTTGCAGGAGGGACGCAGAGGCCTCAGAGCTGGCTGGGGCCCTGAATCCCGTGGCCCTTCTAGTCCTGTGCCCTGCGGAGCCACCCCCAGGGAGCCCCTCTCACCAGGGACCTCTCACCCTTCTCTGGCCTCCAGAGTCAGGATTCTCAAGGTCAAACAGTGCTGCATCATTAGCACCCGGTGCCCATCTGTCCCCCCACGAGACCTCAGGTCGTAAACACTGGGCTGTCTGCCCCAAAGTGGAATTCCAGAGTTGTGGTGTTGGTTCATGTTGAACTTTACCAAATTCTTTACCCTCCAAAGTGTTCATACACTTCATGTCCTCATGGCTTCACAGACCTGTTAACCCATGATTTCCCTGGTCCACCCCCTTGCTGGGGCTGCAGGGCACGCAGGGCCCCTCTGCTGTGTGTGGTCTTGTGTTTCCCTTATTATGGGGTTGGCTGGTCCTGCTCCCAGATTTCCGATTGCACTGATCGCAGAGAGCTTTAACGCGAGGTCTCCACCTCTCGTGACGGCTGCCATTGCTCTTACAGATGGCAAGTTCGGCGCCTACATGCAAGTTCACATTCAGAACGACGGGCCTGTGACCATAGAACTGGAATCTCCAGCCCCTGGTGCTGCTGCCTCCGACCCGAAGCAGGTAAGCCCAGAATCGggctggttagattcctgggagCCAGGGACACCTTCTGGCTTTGACTTAGTTCCTGGAGCTTGTCTCAGTCTGGGGTGGAGACAACCCTTCATTGCAGGAACGTAGGGTTTTGTTTTCCTGCATCCGTTCCCAAGAACACACCTATTGCCCTGCATCTCCTCTGTGCTGTGGCCTGGCCACCGCCTGACTCAGAATCCATGGCACTGCCCAGTCCCTCCTCTGGGCTGCTCCGGGGTGAGGTGCTGTGGCACCTGGTGGCCACTGGGAGGCAGCAGTGGAGCGGCATAGTTCTCCTTGTCCACGGCTCCAGTGCCCAAGTGTGGAATGCTTGTGGAGTGCGTTTATCCCAGGTGTGGTTACATGTGCTGCCGGAGGTTCTTTCTGAATCCTAAAGCAACGTCTGACCTGGATTTGCTGCCAGCCTtcagaaaaaatttaattcaaacagaaaaaggaaatctgtGCTAGCCCTCCTGTGCTGTGGGCTTCTGGTAGGTGCTTAGCG
This genomic interval from Cervus canadensis isolate Bull #8, Minnesota chromosome 10, ASM1932006v1, whole genome shotgun sequence contains the following:
- the DTD1 gene encoding D-aminoacyl-tRNA deacylase 1 isoform X1 yields the protein MKAVVQRVTRASVTVGGEQISAIGRGICVLLGISLEDTQKELEHMVRKILNLRVFEDESGKHWSKSVMDKQYEVLCVSQFTLQCVLKGNKPDFHLAMPAEQAESFYKGFLEQLRKAYRPELIKGDELHLDHPCVPFAEKAMATHSSTLAWKIPWTEEPDGKFGAYMQVHIQNDGPVTIELESPAPGAAASDPKQLSKLEKQQQRKEKTRAKGPSESSKERSAPRKEDRSASSGAEGDVSSEREP
- the DTD1 gene encoding D-aminoacyl-tRNA deacylase 1 isoform X2 produces the protein MKAVVQRVTRASVTVGGEQISAIGRGICVLLGISLEDTQKELEHMVRKILNLRVFEDESGKHWSKSVMDKQYEVLCVSQFTLQCVLKGNKPDFHLAMPAEQAESFYKGFLEQLRKAYRPELIKDGKFGAYMQVHIQNDGPVTIELESPAPGAAASDPKQLSKLEKQQQRKEKTRAKGPSESSKERSAPRKEDRSASSGAEGDVSSEREP